The Trichosurus vulpecula isolate mTriVul1 chromosome 3, mTriVul1.pri, whole genome shotgun sequence genome includes a window with the following:
- the CEBPG gene encoding CCAAT/enhancer-binding protein gamma — MSKTSQQSSTAGANGISVIHTQAHASGLQQVPQVVPVSPGGGGKAAPPSKQSKKSSSMDRNSDEYRQRRERNNMAVKKSRLKSKQKAQDTLQRVNQLKEENERLEAKIKLLTKELSVLKDLFLEHAHNLADNVQPMSTESTTNPDNTGQ, encoded by the coding sequence ATGAGCAAGACATCCCAACAGAGCAGTACTGCAGGAGCAAATGGAATAAGTGTTATTCACACACAGGCACATGCCAGTGGTTTGCAGCAGGTTCCTCAGGTGGTGCCAGTCAGCCCTGGGGGAGGAGGCAAAGCTGCACCTCCCAGCAAGCAAAGCAAAAAAAGTTCTTCTATGGATAGGAACAGTGACGAGTATCGGCAACGAAGGGAGCGGAACAACATGGCGGTGAAAAAGAGTCGGTTAAAAAGCAAGCAGAAAGCCCAGGATACTTTGCAGAGGGTCAACCAGCTTAAAGAAGAGAACGAACGCTTGGAAGCAAAAATTAAACTGCTGACTAAGGAATTAAGTGTGCTTAAAGATTTGTTTCTTGAGCATGCACACAATCTGGCAGACAACGTACAGCCTATGAGCACTGAAAGCACTACAAATCCCGATAACACAGGACAATAG